A window from Primulina huaijiensis isolate GDHJ02 chromosome 13, ASM1229523v2, whole genome shotgun sequence encodes these proteins:
- the LOC140991244 gene encoding phytoene synthase 2, chloroplastic-like has translation MSTALPYAANQTITSRNCIFLPQNCAKTSARSEVIISIPNKLRKDSSHLPELSINGVCSTDEVVREIIHRQSKNIDPNAYNARRRPSFHPMFLEEAYERCKDICAEYAKTFYLGTLLMTEDRQKAIWAIYVWCRRTDELVDGPNAAHLSSAVLDRWEERLEDIFDGRPYDMLDAALTDTVHSFPLDIKPFKDMIEGMRMDTMKNRYANFHELYLYCYYVAGTVGLMSVPVMGIAAESSLSALSIYNAALYLGIGNQLTNILRDVGEDASRGRVYLPQDELGKFGLRDEDIFSRKVSDEWRGFMKEQITRARFYFDQAEAGASQLDKPSRWPVWSSLMLYRMILDSIESNDYDNLTKRAYVGRTKKLMTLPLAFTRAQSDPRLVVFQ, from the exons ATGAGTACAGCACTCCCTTATGCAGCGAACCAGACCATAACATCAAGAAACTGCATATTCTTACCACAAAATTGCGCGAAAACAAGTGCAAGATCCGAAGTGATCATTTCTATTCCAAATAAATTGAGAAAGGATTCCTCCCATCTCCCTGAGTTATCGATAAATGGAGTATGTTCCACGGACGAGGTGGTACGTGAAATCATTCACAGACAGTCGAAAAACATCGATCCAAATGCATATAATGCTCGCAGAAGACCAAGCTTCCATCCTATGTTTCTTGAAGAAGCATATGAAAGATGCAAGGATATTTGTGCTGAATATGCCAAAACATTCTACTTAG GAACATTGTTGATGACCGAGGATAGACAGAAAGCAATATGGGCCATCTATG TGTGGTGCAGGAGGACCGATGAGTTGGTGGATGGCCCTAACGCCGCCCATCTCAGTTCAGCCGTTCTTGATAGATGGGAAGAAAGATTGGAAGATATCTTCGATGGCCGCCCTTATGACATGCTTGATGCTGCGCTAACCGATACAGTCCACAGCTTCCCTTTAGACATAAAG CCATTTAAGGATATGATTGAAGGGATGAGAATGGACACAATGAAGAATAGATATGCAAACTTTCATGAGCTTTACTTGTATTGCTACTACGTGGCCGGAACAGTTGGACTGATGAGCGTACCAGTGATGGGGATTGCAGCGGAATCGTCACTTTCAGCTCTCAGCATCTACAACGCAGCTCTCTACTTAGGCATAGGCAATCAACTCACCAATATCCTAAGAGATGTGGGTGAAGA TGCATCAAGAGGCAGAGTATATCTACCCCAAGATGAGCTTGGTAAATTCGGTTTGAGGGACGAAGACATTTTCTCAAGAAAAGTGAGTGATGAATGGAGAGGATTCATGAAGGAACAGATCACCAGGGCAAGGTTTTACTTTGATCAGGCTGAAGCTGGAGCATCTCAGCTCGACAAACCGAGTCGTTGGCCG GTGTGGTCATCATTGATGCTGTACCGTATGATATTGGACTCGATCGAAAGCAACGATTACGATAACTTGACAAAAAGAGCCTACGTTGGAAGGACCAAGAAACTAATGACACTGCCGCTTGCCTTCACCAGAGCGCAGTCAGATCCCAGGCTGGTTGTTTTTCAatag
- the LOC140991243 gene encoding non-specific lipid transfer protein GPI-anchored 14-like, translating to METRTMSSILKLACILVFLAGFATSDIDKDKEKCANQLVGLATCLPYVTGQAKSPQKECCTGLKQVIQNSPECMCLLVKDKDDPSLGFKINATLALSLPSQCQAPANASDCPRLLHLPPNSPDAKVFDDFANAVNKTNSSPAPGKNSFASSLSITREHLHSLLPSKTNNCSPSVCVCLCTFINRHQNYYNSLVSLYLQL from the exons ATGGAGACTAGAACCATGTCATCTATCCTAAAACTTGCATGCATTTTGGTATTCCTTGCTGGTTTTGCAACAAGTGATATCGACAAAGATAAGGAGAAATGTGCAAACCAACTTGTGGGGCTTGCCACATGTCTTCCATATGTTACTGGGCAAGCAAAATCTCCTCAAAAGGAATGCTGTACTGGTCTGAAACAAGTGATACAGAACAGCCCCGAGTGCATGTGTTTGCTGGTTAAGGATAAGGATGATCCAAGTCTTGGCTTCAAGATTAATGCCACACTCGCCTTGAGTTTGCCATCTCAATGCCAAGCACCCGCTAACGCCTCCGACTGCCCTC GTCTGCTACATTTGCCGCCAAACTCACCAGATGCTAAGGTGTTTGATGATTTCGCAAACGCTGTCAATAAAACCAATAGTTCTCCTGCACCTGGTAAGAATTCATTCGCCTCATCTCTAAGCATTACGAGGGAACATTTACACTCCTTACTCCCTTCTAAGACAAACAACTGTTCCCCAtctgtgtgcgtgtgtttgtgTACTTTTATCAACCgccatcaaaattattataattcatTAGTATCATTATATCTTCAACTCTGA